From Cryobacterium sp. GrIS_2_6:
GCGTGCCGCTGAGGTAGACGCTGCTCCAGGTGCTCACGGCGGAATCGGCGACGAACGCGGCGAGGATGAGCGTCCCGATAACGAAGACGGGCCAGCGCGGAATGCGGGTGGCGTCGCGGGCGTGGCCGGGGTTGCGGGCTGCGTGACCGGTGTCGAGGAGCCGCCAGCCGGCGACGATGACGAGCACGTCGACAACGCCGACGATCGCGAGGACCGCCCCCGCGCCGGCCGGGGTCTCCACGAGCGCGACCATCAGGAATGCCCCCACGATCGCCGCGAGCGTGTAGGCGGCGAAGAACCGCCCGAGGAGGGGTCGGGGCCTGCCCCTCTGCACGAGGACGCCCTGCATCGCGCTCGATGCATCCACCGCGCCCAGCCCGACGCCGTAGAGCAGTACGGCGCCGATGTAGATCGGGGCCGGCTGTGCGGTCGCCATCATGAAGAACCCGACGGCCTGGGCGGCGAGCCCGCTGAGCAGCGCGGCCTTGCTGTTGCGGCGGATGGCGATCGCGTCGGCGAGGACCGATCCGCCCGCCGCGGCGAGCGAGACCCCGAGGAGAAGGAGGGCCACCATCGTCGCGTCGAGGGACTGGCGCGCCTGGATGGTGGGCAGGGAGGTCGCGATGACTGCGTACCCGAGTCCCTGCACGGCATAGGTCGACCCGACCGAGGCCAGCTCCGCCCGTGGGGCGGGGAGGTGCGGGCTCAGCTCCACAGTGGATGCCGCTTCCGGACGATGAAGGAGGCATGCCTGGCAATGTCGATCGTCATGTCCACGTCCGTTTCGGTGAGGGCGGCGTTGATGAAGTGGTTATGGTGCGAGGTGATGAATACCCCGCGCTGCACGCATTCGGCGACCCATTCCTGATGGAGCATCAGTGAGTGGTCGTCGGCGAGACGTAGGTAGAACAGGGCTGGTTCCCCCGAGGATACAAGTGTGAAGTCCTCGTCGTGTGCCGCCGCGACGAGACCCGTGGTCAACCGGGTGCCGAGCCGGGCGAACTGGTCGGCACTGAAACCGTAGTAATGGTCGGAGCAGGCCAGGAGCGCGTTGTCCACGAGGTTCCCGTGCATGTCCGCCTGGGCGATCAGCCCGGCGAGCTGGCCGGCATGCTGTTCGAGGGTGTGGCGTAAGGCCTCGAGGTCGTTGAACGGAATGGTCAGGTCGAGCTTCTGCGACCAGGGTGCAACCCCGTGGTAGTAGCCCTTCACGAAGGTGATCTTCTTGGGGCGGGTCGCGGCGCGTGCCGTCAGTACTCGTTGCCGTCGACGTCCCGGAACCTCACCGCGACCGGGCGCTTCAGCCTGCGAGGAGGGCCTGGGCGTCGGGGGCGAGTTCGGCGAGCCGCGGCCGCGCGCCGAGTACCGCGTGCAGGGTGACCTGGGCGCGCACGTGGGGGTCGGTGTCTGTGAGCACGGGGTTCCTGTTCGGTGTTGTTGCCGGTGTTGTTGCCGGTGTTGTTGCGGGAGTTGTTGTCGTCACAGTCGAGATCGAGATCGAGATCGACAGGATTTGCACGCCGGCCGGGACAGGCACAATGCCGGGACAGGCACAATGCCGGGACAGGACGTATTACACTCCGGTAATCTGATGAAACATGCACGCCACGCAACGCCCCAGGTCGTTTCCGCGCCGCAGGACCCCTCCCGGTCTAGAGTGAGATCGCGTCCGTCCGTTCTGGGGTCTGGCGGCGCTTGCGCTCGGGGGATGTATGAATCGCATGGTCAGTCCGACCTTTCCGAACCGAAGCGAACCGGTCGGGAGTCACGGGGTGCCCGGCGTCGGCGCTGAGCTGCTCGCCCGGGCGTTCGCCGCGACGTCCACTGTCTCCCTGATCACCGACGCGGCGCAGAATATCCTGCACGTCAGCGCCGCGTTCACGGCGATCACCGGGTACAGCGAGGATGAGATCGTCGGGACCAACTGTCGGCTTCTGCAGGGATCCGGGTCCAGTGACGCCGTCCGGGGGTCGATCCGGCACGCACTCGAGGCCGGGGACGGCTTCGAGGGCGACATTCTCAACTATCGCAAGGACGGCTCGCCGTTCTGGAACGGACTGAGCATCGTGCCGCTCCGGGACCCCGCCGGCGTGATCACGCACTTCGTCAGCGTGCAGCGCGATATCAACACGAGGATCGCCCTGCAGGAGCAGCTGGACTTCCAGGCCGGCCACGACGCCGTGACCGGACTGCCGAACCGGTTCGGCTTCGAGTCGTACCTGCAAGGACGATCAACAGATGCCGCACCCACAGGCCGCCCCGATCGTGCCGGGTTCGGGCTGATCGCCCTCGAGCATGTCGGACAGGTCCGGCATTCGTTCGGATTCTCCGGAGCCGATGACGTGCTCGCGGAATTCGCCTGCCGCCTGAAGAGCCGGCTCCGCGGTGGCGATTACCTCGCGAGCTTCAGCGGCGACCAATTCGTCGTCGTCCTCGAGGGCCTCTGTGACGACGCATCGCCTGAGCTGGCCGCCCGGCTCCAGCGCCTTCACGAAGTCGTCGAGACCCCGTTCCCGGTCGATGACGAGTCCGTGATGCTCGGGATGACCATGGGGATCACGCCGTTTCCCGCGCGGAGTTCCGGGCCTCACGTTCTTCGGCTGGCGAGCCAGGCGCTCCCCGGGCCGGGGTCGGACCTTTCACGTCCGGACTCGTGGTGGCGACTCGCTCCCACGGGACCGATTGTCGAGTGGGACACGACGATGGCCGCGAGCGAT
This genomic window contains:
- a CDS encoding MFS transporter, with product MELSPHLPAPRAELASVGSTYAVQGLGYAVIATSLPTIQARQSLDATMVALLLLGVSLAAAGGSVLADAIAIRRNSKAALLSGLAAQAVGFFMMATAQPAPIYIGAVLLYGVGLGAVDASSAMQGVLVQRGRPRPLLGRFFAAYTLAAIVGAFLMVALVETPAGAGAVLAIVGVVDVLVIVAGWRLLDTGHAARNPGHARDATRIPRWPVFVIGTLILAAFVADSAVSTWSSVYLSGTLHTAAWAAPLGYAAYQIVVLISRLGVDYLVRRTARTVIATSAIVFGGIGFVVIALVPSEAGAIIGFALTGVIAGALVPLSFGAAGDVLPSRSDEIIARVNLFNYAGAILGTVIVGVVADQTGFGFAFLIPLVILVLVLPATRALRKPKVIPLEAPQPG